One stretch of Emys orbicularis isolate rEmyOrb1 chromosome 7, rEmyOrb1.hap1, whole genome shotgun sequence DNA includes these proteins:
- the LOC135881264 gene encoding protein BTG1-like, producing MKTEISTAAGFITRLLRTPGGIGDEQLRCFSESLQEALRDHYKHHWFPLMPSKGSGYRCIRINHKMDPLIGKAAGMIGLSHQRLFQLLPSELTLWIDPFEVSYRIGEDGSICVLYESPPPGLKSAKALESRNSCKEEWRIGRSSPSKNYNMMTVSS from the exons ATGAAGACGGAGATCTCCACTGCCGCGGGCTTCATCACCCGCCTGCTGCGCACCCCCGGCGGCATCGGCGACGAGCAGCTGCGCTGCTTCAGCGAGTCACTGCAGGAGGCGCTGCGAG ACCATTATAAACACCACTGGTTTCCCCTGATGCCCTCCAAGGGCTCAGGGTACCGATGCATTAGGATCAACCACAAGATGGACCCCTTGATAGGGAAGGCAGCCGGCATGATTGGACTGAGCCATCAGAGACTCTTCCAGCTCTTACCCAGCGAATTGACTCTTTGGATTGATCCCTTTGAGGTGTCCTATAGAATAGGAGAAGATGGGTCTATCTGTGTCCTTTATGAAAGCCCCCCACCAGGTCTGAAGAGTGCCAAAGCTCTGGAGAGTAGAAACAGCTGTAAAGAGGAATGGAGAATTGGCAGATCAAGCCCTTCCAAGAATTACAACATGATGACAGTTTCTAGTTAA